Proteins found in one Oryza glaberrima chromosome 4, OglaRS2, whole genome shotgun sequence genomic segment:
- the LOC127770535 gene encoding UPF0496 protein At3g19330-like isoform X2 encodes MRPWERRGMGAEGGESVGREDTDTNTNTTASSANASTSSSTAASGSSGARRNGAAAAAGEGWGRSSLSTATINLSQEYTLAIHTSSYHEIWAKIHVDGGDGQREGGVSGGGGGEEDEEDEDRCTLAGVLQPEDAVVERALGDAPDTELTRLAADYLRSTHHASLLCLSLRRALRRARALYGPITDLLALIPHAPPLAAPHRDCAFDAFLLFDQMPNPFPAPAAGFQGMHRSFVGLKNHLDLRLRRARRRRRLVRCATRGSGICLIACATGAAIAGLVLATHAITVLLAAAPACAASRGSCCPATASMKRLQQHMDRLDAAARGAYVLNNDVDTIERLVGRLHATVESDKLLVRLGLERGRGEHHTIEEVVRQLRKNHPSLLRQLADLEEHICLYFAAVNRARHLTIYSANG; translated from the coding sequence ATGCGGCCGTGGGAGCGGCGTGGCATGGGCGCGGAGGGAGGCGAGTCGGTGGGCCGCGAGGACACGGACACGAACACGAACACCACAGCCAGTAGCGCGAACGCGAGCACGAGCTCGAGCACCGCCGCGAGTGGTAGCAGCGGGGCGAGGCGGAAtggggcggctgcggcggcgggggaggggtgggggagAAGCTCTCTGTCGACGGCGACCATCAACCTGAGCCAGGAGTACACGCTCGCCATCCACACCAGCTCCTACCACGAGATCTGGGCGAAGATCCATGTGGACGGCGGGGATGGGCAGCGGGAGGGCGGCgtcagtggtggtggtggtggggaggaagatgaggaggacgaggacAGGTGCACCCTCGCCGGCGTGCTCCAGCCGGAGGACGCGGTGGTGGAGCGCGCGCTGGGGGACGCGCCGGACACGGAGCTGACCCGCCTCGCCGCGGACTACCTACGCAGCACGCACCACGCGTCGCTGCTCTGCCTCTCCCTCCGCCGGGCGCTGCGCCGCGCGCGGGCGCTGTACGGGCCCATCACGGACCTCCTCGCGCTGATACCGCACGCGCccccgctcgccgcgccgcaccgCGACTGCGCGTTCGACGCCTTCCTCCTGTTCGACCAAATGCCCAACCCGTTCCCGGCCCCCGCGGCCGGCTTCCAGGGCATGCACCGGAGCTTCGTCGGCCTCAAGAACCACCTCGACCTGCGCCTCCGCAGGGCCCGCCGCAGGCGCCGGCTGGTGCGCTGCGCGACGCGCGGGTCGGGCATCTGCCTAATCGCCTGCGCCACCGGCGCTGCGATCGCGGGCCTCGTGCTCGCCACGCACGCCATCACCGTGCTGTTGGCCGCGGCCCCCGCCTGCGCGGCGTCGCGCGGCTCCTGCTGCCCCGCAACCGCTTCGATGAAACGCCTGCAGCAACACATGGACCGGCTTGACGCTGCAGCCAGGGGCGCCTATGTGTTGAACAACGATGTCGATACAATCGAGCGCCTGGTGGGCAGACTCCATGCCACCGTCGAGAGTGACAAGCTGCTGGTCCGGCTGGGGCTGGAGCGTGGCAGGGGGGAGCACCACACCATAGAGGAGGTGGTACGGCAGCTGAGGAAGAACCACCCGAGCCTGCTACGCCAGCTGGCTGACCTCGAGGAGCACATCTGCCTCTACTTCGCAGCCGTCAACCGAGCTAG
- the LOC127770535 gene encoding UPF0496 protein At3g19330-like isoform X1: protein MRPWERRGMGAEGGESVGREDTDTNTNTTASSANASTSSSTAASGSSGARRNGAAAAAGEGWGRSSLSTATINLSQEYTLAIHTSSYHEIWAKIHVDGGDGQREGGVSGGGGGEEDEEDEDRCTLAGVLQPEDAVVERALGDAPDTELTRLAADYLRSTHHASLLCLSLRRALRRARALYGPITDLLALIPHAPPLAAPHRDCAFDAFLLFDQMPNPFPAPAAGFQGMHRSFVGLKNHLDLRLRRARRRRRLVRCATRGSGICLIACATGAAIAGLVLATHAITVLLAAAPACAASRGSCCPATASMKRLQQHMDRLDAAARGAYVLNNDVDTIERLVGRLHATVESDKLLVRLGLERGRGEHHTIEEVVRQLRKNHPSLLRQLADLEEHICLYFAAVNRARLLLVNHLSAQSDPD from the coding sequence ATGCGGCCGTGGGAGCGGCGTGGCATGGGCGCGGAGGGAGGCGAGTCGGTGGGCCGCGAGGACACGGACACGAACACGAACACCACAGCCAGTAGCGCGAACGCGAGCACGAGCTCGAGCACCGCCGCGAGTGGTAGCAGCGGGGCGAGGCGGAAtggggcggctgcggcggcgggggaggggtgggggagAAGCTCTCTGTCGACGGCGACCATCAACCTGAGCCAGGAGTACACGCTCGCCATCCACACCAGCTCCTACCACGAGATCTGGGCGAAGATCCATGTGGACGGCGGGGATGGGCAGCGGGAGGGCGGCgtcagtggtggtggtggtggggaggaagatgaggaggacgaggacAGGTGCACCCTCGCCGGCGTGCTCCAGCCGGAGGACGCGGTGGTGGAGCGCGCGCTGGGGGACGCGCCGGACACGGAGCTGACCCGCCTCGCCGCGGACTACCTACGCAGCACGCACCACGCGTCGCTGCTCTGCCTCTCCCTCCGCCGGGCGCTGCGCCGCGCGCGGGCGCTGTACGGGCCCATCACGGACCTCCTCGCGCTGATACCGCACGCGCccccgctcgccgcgccgcaccgCGACTGCGCGTTCGACGCCTTCCTCCTGTTCGACCAAATGCCCAACCCGTTCCCGGCCCCCGCGGCCGGCTTCCAGGGCATGCACCGGAGCTTCGTCGGCCTCAAGAACCACCTCGACCTGCGCCTCCGCAGGGCCCGCCGCAGGCGCCGGCTGGTGCGCTGCGCGACGCGCGGGTCGGGCATCTGCCTAATCGCCTGCGCCACCGGCGCTGCGATCGCGGGCCTCGTGCTCGCCACGCACGCCATCACCGTGCTGTTGGCCGCGGCCCCCGCCTGCGCGGCGTCGCGCGGCTCCTGCTGCCCCGCAACCGCTTCGATGAAACGCCTGCAGCAACACATGGACCGGCTTGACGCTGCAGCCAGGGGCGCCTATGTGTTGAACAACGATGTCGATACAATCGAGCGCCTGGTGGGCAGACTCCATGCCACCGTCGAGAGTGACAAGCTGCTGGTCCGGCTGGGGCTGGAGCGTGGCAGGGGGGAGCACCACACCATAGAGGAGGTGGTACGGCAGCTGAGGAAGAACCACCCGAGCCTGCTACGCCAGCTGGCTGACCTCGAGGAGCACATCTGCCTCTACTTCGCAGCCGTCAACCGAGCTAGGTTGCTCCTTGTAAACCACCTCAGTGCCCAATCTGATCCTGACTGA